In Paenibacillus sp. FSL M7-0420, a single genomic region encodes these proteins:
- a CDS encoding ABC transporter ATP-binding protein — protein MLTSRKYTVFDLIRIPLRVIPVQTAAAVGYMLVDALMPAYQTLVMAYFINTATHIVNGRAEYSLIYRPLALILGYVIVTHLLPSLMQLIELTGRNRLNVRLKREMVLKRARLAYQHIENKETSELIDRVCGDPVGHFMGGFNNMMSGLNLLIGTASLLVIVMSSTFVTGIVIVLVAVPLFYIAMKTGKANYVLGMDAQRIRRRSADLAHILTSREDAEERTLFGYGPALRERYDKLYDQTYLVEKKIQIRSFIHLKSGSIIALLIGIIIVALLLPALHLGEVSIGLYISLVTAIFSLVQRMSWQLAETMQEHARMKEYLQDFSAFAGLSEKKDAAALPVEWGGFVFQSLEFRQVSFRYPDTERYILNQCSFTMVSGKSYAIVGENGAGKSTLIKLLTGMYDNYEGEIYINNKNLREYSYPELKSIIAVVFQNYARYALTIQDNIRLGNILRLDEERIRHSISKMNLDRMVQGLEYGLDTYVGKIQENSLDLSGGQWQRLAIARLLYSSSAIHIMDEPTAALDPIEESRLYEMFSSIRADRFTIYITHRLGAARISDVILVVRSGRIAEQGSHEQLLEIPDGIYRKMFASQKSWYEAESMVQHG, from the coding sequence ATGCTTACTTCAAGAAAATATACAGTATTCGATCTAATCAGGATTCCGCTTCGGGTGATTCCGGTGCAGACGGCGGCGGCGGTGGGGTATATGCTGGTGGATGCCCTGATGCCTGCGTATCAGACGCTGGTGATGGCTTATTTCATTAATACGGCGACCCATATTGTGAATGGCCGGGCGGAGTATTCGTTAATCTATAGGCCGCTTGCGCTGATTTTGGGTTATGTGATCGTCACTCATCTGCTTCCCAGCCTGATGCAGCTGATTGAGCTGACGGGGCGCAACCGGCTGAATGTGCGGCTGAAGCGGGAGATGGTGCTCAAGCGGGCGCGGCTTGCGTATCAGCATATTGAGAATAAGGAGACTTCGGAGTTAATTGATAGGGTGTGCGGAGATCCGGTGGGTCATTTCATGGGCGGGTTCAACAATATGATGAGTGGACTGAATCTGCTGATTGGGACTGCTTCGCTGCTTGTGATTGTGATGTCGTCCACGTTCGTTACGGGGATAGTGATTGTACTGGTTGCGGTGCCTTTGTTCTATATTGCCATGAAGACGGGCAAAGCGAATTATGTGCTGGGGATGGATGCGCAACGGATACGTAGAAGGAGTGCGGATCTGGCCCATATCCTGACCAGCCGGGAGGATGCGGAGGAACGCACGTTATTCGGTTATGGTCCGGCGCTCAGGGAGCGGTACGATAAGCTGTATGATCAGACATACTTGGTGGAGAAGAAGATACAGATCCGCAGCTTCATTCATCTGAAAAGCGGCTCGATCATCGCCCTGCTGATCGGCATCATTATTGTGGCCTTGCTACTGCCTGCGCTGCACTTGGGCGAGGTATCGATTGGCCTCTACATTTCGCTGGTGACCGCGATCTTCAGCCTTGTGCAGAGGATGTCCTGGCAGTTAGCCGAGACGATGCAGGAGCATGCGCGGATGAAGGAGTATCTGCAGGACTTCTCTGCTTTTGCCGGACTCAGTGAGAAGAAGGATGCTGCTGCTCTGCCTGTGGAGTGGGGCGGCTTCGTCTTTCAATCGCTGGAATTCAGGCAGGTGAGCTTCCGCTACCCGGATACGGAGAGATACATATTGAATCAATGCTCGTTCACCATGGTTAGCGGGAAAAGCTATGCCATTGTCGGGGAGAACGGGGCCGGAAAGTCTACCCTAATCAAACTGCTTACCGGGATGTACGATAACTACGAGGGCGAAATCTACATTAATAATAAGAACCTGCGGGAGTACAGCTACCCGGAGCTGAAAAGCATCATCGCAGTGGTTTTCCAGAATTACGCCAGGTACGCGCTGACGATCCAGGATAATATAAGGCTGGGGAATATTCTTAGGCTAGATGAAGAGCGAATCCGTCACAGCATAAGCAAGATGAATCTGGACAGGATGGTCCAGGGGCTGGAATACGGTCTCGATACTTACGTCGGCAAAATCCAAGAGAACAGTCTGGACCTCTCCGGCGGGCAGTGGCAACGGTTGGCGATAGCCAGACTGTTGTACTCCAGCTCAGCTATCCATATTATGGACGAGCCTACGGCTGCGCTGGACCCCATCGAAGAGAGCCGGCTATATGAAATGTTCAGCAGCATCCGCGCAGACCGGTTCACTATCTACATCACCCACAGGCTAGGTGCTGCGAGAATCTCGGATGTGATCCTGGTGGTGCGAAGCGGGCGGATTGCGGAGCAGGGCTCCCATGAGCAATTGCTGGAAATCCCGGATGGAATCTACCGGAAAATGTTCGCCAGCCAGAAGTCGTGGTATGAGGCAGAGAGTATGGTGCAGCATGGATAG
- a CDS encoding CPBP family intramembrane glutamic endopeptidase, with translation MSSPSLTEMPHTRPGWPEILTALSLYMIGVVILGVWMLQIPDEQAILRINIGGAANGLIGFLALFAAYALRIRNLRAFGFRMTERKWLLMAVVIGIAAFGGCFVIEGIYYHFVTEINTQADFQTAAQGGPLSMFILLITGAILTPLSEEFVFRGVIANALNRYGPWAGIVGSAAIFGVVHGFTVILLDAFMVGVLVAYLFRKTGSIWPGVVVHIVYNGLNLLYYSTLSL, from the coding sequence ATGAGCAGCCCTTCCTTAACTGAAATGCCTCACACCCGGCCCGGCTGGCCGGAGATTCTAACTGCACTGTCCCTCTATATGATCGGCGTCGTAATCCTTGGGGTCTGGATGCTTCAAATTCCTGATGAGCAAGCCATCTTGCGGATTAATATCGGAGGTGCAGCCAATGGTCTGATTGGCTTCCTGGCTTTGTTTGCAGCCTACGCCCTGCGGATTCGCAATTTACGCGCTTTCGGGTTTCGGATGACGGAGCGGAAATGGCTGCTGATGGCGGTTGTCATCGGGATTGCCGCGTTCGGGGGATGTTTTGTGATCGAAGGGATCTATTATCACTTTGTTACCGAGATCAACACCCAGGCGGACTTCCAGACGGCAGCGCAAGGCGGTCCGCTCTCCATGTTTATTCTGCTTATCACCGGGGCCATTCTAACGCCGCTAAGCGAGGAATTTGTCTTCCGCGGCGTCATTGCCAATGCACTGAACCGTTATGGCCCATGGGCCGGAATAGTAGGCAGCGCTGCAATTTTCGGCGTGGTTCATGGATTCACCGTGATCCTGTTAGACGCGTTCATGGTCGGTGTTCTGGTGGCGTACCTGTTCCGCAAGACAGGCTCCATCTGGCCGGGAGTCGTGGTGCATATCGTGTATAACGGCCTTAATCTTCTCTATTATTCTACGCTATCCCTATAA
- a CDS encoding response regulator transcription factor has translation MPNLSAIKIAIVDDEPSIITMLQMVLRREGFQQLYGASTCTEAISLVQRVVPDIVLLDIMLPDGSGLELCSKIREYGNPYILFLTAKATDLDILKGFAMGGDDYITKPFNPLEVAARIQARIRRLEPEALAASAAKYPDAGIYRFSRFTLNEAEGELTVEGQPVPCPAQVFQLLLHFCRHPGIVFSKTQLYDKVWGINGQGDDSTVMVHIRRIRERIELDPGDPKLLLTVRGLGYKLVKEPEER, from the coding sequence ATGCCAAATCTATCCGCGATTAAAATCGCTATCGTTGACGACGAACCTTCGATCATCACCATGCTGCAAATGGTGCTTCGCCGCGAAGGCTTTCAACAACTGTACGGGGCTTCCACTTGTACTGAAGCTATTAGCCTGGTACAACGCGTGGTTCCCGATATCGTCCTGCTTGACATTATGCTTCCCGACGGCAGCGGGCTGGAGCTCTGCTCCAAAATCCGCGAATACGGGAATCCTTATATCCTGTTCCTCACTGCCAAGGCGACTGATCTCGATATTCTAAAAGGCTTCGCCATGGGCGGGGATGATTATATCACCAAGCCCTTCAACCCCCTGGAGGTAGCCGCAAGAATTCAAGCACGCATACGCCGTTTGGAGCCGGAAGCTCTGGCAGCCAGTGCTGCGAAATATCCGGATGCGGGAATTTACCGGTTCAGTCGCTTCACCCTAAACGAGGCGGAGGGCGAACTGACCGTTGAGGGACAGCCTGTTCCTTGCCCTGCACAGGTCTTCCAACTATTACTGCACTTCTGCCGGCATCCCGGAATCGTCTTCTCCAAAACCCAGCTCTACGACAAAGTCTGGGGCATCAACGGCCAGGGCGATGATTCGACCGTGATGGTGCATATCCGCCGCATTCGGGAGCGGATCGAACTCGATCCCGGCGACCCGAAGCTGCTGCTTACGGTACGCGGACTGGGCTACAAGCTGGTGAAGGAGCCGGAGGAACGATGA
- a CDS encoding HAMP domain-containing sensor histidine kinase, whose amino-acid sequence MRIQQRMAFHFTYQLIFYALAIVTIALAACIMFFQNMTSNEIRRNFPVGVLEQISQEAQYKDGKLHIFSQWNKLIGEKGMWLQVVSAEGDVVYSINTTSNSALPASYSTAQLLDIQETRRLGSYAVQTQLNFSFKDPLLYVLGYPTPDLDQLTEWFNAYGQQGMVRSEAVPLLEQQLRETSSYLQVIDPESNTVQGIGDQTYVPKAYRPLDILAIQQSPDNYDAGIVAHRDEPSGMTWIVYTTHAAGLPLKHPVLENVTPRLIWIAVLILILALSVSIWHGYRFGRPLILFAGWFERMGQGQYDEVLTAKDKRKVFRRNGTMRTRNRLYQEVIQAFYQMTHQLAQIERDRKRLEKEQAEWMSGISHDLRTPLATIQGYGYMLEKLPEQWSQEEMRIMGATIREKGDYMLELISDFSLIHELKQSDSIMVRRETDLAELVRCSVLKYVNDATMSEYLFHYTGEEGSLLIQADATWLQRLMDNLLSNAVKHNPPGTTITVTLTRVHDRACIRVLDNGKGMDEETRHHLFNRYYRGTNTEESTDGSGLGMSIAKTIVEAHGGEIKVQSTTGQGTEFEIVLPC is encoded by the coding sequence ATGAGAATCCAGCAACGCATGGCCTTCCACTTCACGTATCAGTTGATTTTCTATGCGCTGGCGATTGTGACCATTGCCTTGGCTGCCTGCATCATGTTCTTCCAGAACATGACCAGCAATGAGATCCGCCGGAACTTTCCGGTTGGCGTCCTGGAGCAGATCTCCCAAGAAGCCCAGTACAAAGACGGGAAGCTTCATATCTTTTCCCAGTGGAACAAGCTTATTGGGGAGAAGGGGATGTGGCTGCAGGTGGTTAGTGCGGAGGGAGACGTAGTCTACAGCATTAATACAACGTCCAACTCTGCACTGCCTGCCTCCTATTCCACCGCTCAATTGCTCGATATCCAGGAGACACGGAGGCTGGGTTCTTATGCTGTGCAGACACAACTGAATTTCTCGTTCAAGGACCCGCTTCTATATGTACTCGGTTATCCAACTCCTGACCTGGACCAGCTTACAGAGTGGTTCAACGCTTACGGACAGCAGGGCATGGTAAGGAGTGAGGCGGTTCCCCTCTTGGAACAGCAGCTTCGGGAGACCAGCAGTTATCTGCAAGTGATCGATCCTGAGAGTAACACCGTACAAGGCATCGGCGATCAGACATATGTACCAAAAGCATATCGGCCCTTGGACATTCTGGCCATCCAGCAGTCTCCAGACAACTACGACGCGGGCATTGTGGCCCACCGGGACGAGCCGAGCGGGATGACCTGGATCGTCTATACGACCCACGCAGCGGGACTCCCTCTGAAGCATCCTGTATTGGAAAATGTAACGCCAAGGCTGATCTGGATTGCAGTGCTGATCCTGATCCTCGCGCTGTCGGTCTCCATCTGGCATGGCTACCGCTTCGGGCGGCCCCTGATTCTGTTCGCAGGCTGGTTCGAACGGATGGGCCAAGGGCAATACGATGAGGTGCTTACCGCCAAGGACAAGCGCAAGGTATTCCGCCGCAACGGCACGATGCGAACCCGCAATCGGCTCTATCAGGAAGTTATTCAAGCCTTTTATCAGATGACTCATCAATTGGCTCAAATCGAGAGGGACCGCAAGAGGCTGGAGAAAGAGCAGGCGGAGTGGATGTCAGGAATCTCCCATGATCTGCGCACCCCTCTGGCCACGATTCAAGGCTACGGGTATATGCTGGAGAAGCTGCCCGAGCAATGGAGCCAAGAAGAAATGCGGATCATGGGCGCGACCATCCGGGAAAAAGGGGATTATATGCTGGAGCTGATCTCCGACTTCTCGCTGATCCACGAGCTTAAGCAGAGCGATTCCATCATGGTCCGCCGGGAGACAGATCTGGCAGAGTTGGTGCGCTGCTCGGTGTTGAAGTACGTCAATGACGCCACTATGTCTGAGTATCTGTTTCACTACACCGGGGAAGAGGGTTCCCTGCTCATACAGGCAGATGCCACCTGGTTACAGCGGCTGATGGACAATTTGCTGTCCAATGCCGTCAAGCATAATCCGCCCGGCACCACCATTACCGTCACTCTTACCCGAGTCCATGACAGAGCTTGCATACGGGTACTTGATAATGGCAAAGGAATGGACGAGGAAACACGGCATCATCTGTTCAACCGCTACTACCGCGGAACCAACACCGAAGAATCCACAGACGGCTCCGGCCTCGGCATGAGCATCGCCAAGACCATCGTGGAGGCACACGGTGGGGAAATCAAGGTTCAATCGACAACCGGGCAAGGCACGGAGTTTGAGATTGTTTTGCCGTGCTGA
- a CDS encoding DUF6809 family protein, which yields MESILESLYHGNLHPDENIIPDDLQYSILRKRTSDIIEVWKERLSAEEFDELEALLDLYGQTHGMELAASFKCGFRLGAGIMVEVLTGEKGLAGRLSVDGDKTQ from the coding sequence GTGGAAAGTATCCTAGAAAGCCTGTATCATGGCAACTTGCATCCCGATGAAAACATTATACCCGATGACCTACAGTACTCTATTTTAAGAAAAAGAACATCTGACATCATAGAGGTTTGGAAGGAGCGGCTTTCAGCGGAGGAATTCGACGAATTAGAAGCACTGTTAGACTTGTATGGTCAAACTCATGGCATGGAGTTGGCAGCTAGTTTCAAGTGTGGATTTCGCTTGGGAGCGGGGATTATGGTAGAGGTTTTGACCGGGGAGAAGGGGCTTGCTGGTCGGTTGAGTGTTGATGGTGATAAGACTCAGTAA
- a CDS encoding discoidin domain-containing protein codes for MSRSFKIVISTFSVLLIIAVLSSFTFPLLTSAEESSTPKNLIPIMTSNDAPTGHVTASSVWVSVDGIAHHQPFRLFDGDLTDVGWGTSQGNKSGWVAYEFDRPVVVNQYALLSRPWIEQDIYKGETPKDFTLDAWDGTNWIVLDSEVDITDWKPNVKKVFSFTNKNPYKKYRLNITDNNGEPRDVALGAIEMYSTATAAPEPTAPPKPIETPVPTPTNLPELPSGDRALLTVTLTNGVDKEFDLPISEVDAFLTWYDSANGSARYGIDKYDYNKGPFSKRTEYVIHDKILTFEVSEYTTTE; via the coding sequence GTGTCAAGATCATTTAAAATCGTCATCTCGACTTTTTCAGTATTATTGATTATTGCTGTACTTTCCTCATTCACTTTTCCTTTATTAACCTCCGCTGAAGAGAGTTCAACACCCAAAAATTTGATTCCTATTATGACCTCTAATGATGCTCCGACTGGGCATGTAACTGCTAGTAGCGTTTGGGTTAGTGTTGATGGGATAGCTCACCACCAACCATTTAGACTTTTTGATGGAGATTTAACCGATGTTGGATGGGGTACCAGCCAAGGTAATAAATCTGGATGGGTTGCATATGAATTTGATCGCCCGGTTGTAGTCAACCAGTATGCATTATTGTCTCGTCCATGGATTGAGCAAGATATTTATAAAGGAGAAACACCTAAAGACTTTACTTTGGATGCATGGGACGGAACAAACTGGATTGTGCTCGATTCTGAGGTAGATATTACAGACTGGAAGCCAAACGTAAAAAAAGTATTTTCTTTCACTAATAAAAATCCTTATAAAAAATATAGATTAAATATCACTGATAATAATGGGGAACCTAGAGATGTAGCATTAGGAGCAATAGAAATGTATAGTACTGCTACAGCCGCACCCGAGCCGACCGCACCTCCAAAACCTATTGAAACTCCAGTACCCACTCCTACTAATTTACCTGAATTACCCAGCGGCGACCGCGCATTATTGACAGTCACATTAACAAATGGAGTTGATAAAGAATTCGACCTTCCCATTTCTGAAGTTGATGCTTTCCTAACTTGGTACGACTCAGCGAACGGATCTGCTCGGTATGGAATTGATAAATACGACTACAACAAAGGCCCCTTCAGTAAACGCACTGAATACGTAATACATGATAAGATCCTAACTTTTGAAGTAAGTGAGTATACAACAACCGAATAA